From the Accumulibacter sp. genome, one window contains:
- a CDS encoding ImmA/IrrE family metallo-endopeptidase, with product MNRIPVNRELLTWARERAGMNTLELAGRFPKLGEWEDGTLLPTLRQLEEFARTVHVPIGYLFLPAPPQEALPIPDFRTVADRVVARPSPNLLDTIYLCQQRQDWFRDYARVHALAPLAFVGSAGVQDSPERVAEAMRQALALSVEDRQRVPTWTDALRQLAAKAEDAGVLVMASSILGSNSHRKLDVEEFRGFALADDLAPLVFINAADSKAAQMFTLAHELAHLWLGESGVSDPVAGQPPAQRVERWCNAVAAEFLVPLAALRSEHEADAPIGDEIQRLARIFKVSTLVALRRLFDARFIDEDTLWQGYRDELARIRALDRGGTGGGDFYRTLGARTGRRFARAVLSSTLEGQTLFQDAFRMLGVRKTATFYQAARELGVMS from the coding sequence ATGAACCGCATCCCTGTCAACCGAGAGTTGCTGACCTGGGCACGTGAGCGCGCCGGGATGAATACGCTCGAACTGGCAGGGCGTTTCCCGAAGCTCGGCGAGTGGGAAGACGGTACGCTGCTGCCGACCTTGCGGCAACTGGAAGAGTTTGCCCGCACGGTACACGTCCCGATCGGCTATCTGTTCCTGCCGGCGCCGCCGCAAGAGGCGCTGCCGATTCCCGATTTCCGTACAGTGGCCGATCGTGTCGTCGCCCGCCCCAGCCCGAATCTGCTCGACACGATTTACCTGTGCCAGCAGCGGCAGGATTGGTTCCGCGACTATGCCCGCGTGCACGCGCTGGCGCCTCTGGCCTTTGTGGGTAGTGCGGGAGTACAGGACTCCCCGGAGCGCGTAGCCGAGGCGATGCGGCAGGCGCTTGCGCTGTCTGTCGAGGACCGGCAGCGGGTGCCTACGTGGACCGACGCGCTGCGCCAACTCGCCGCCAAGGCCGAGGATGCCGGAGTGTTGGTGATGGCCAGTTCCATTCTCGGCAGCAACAGTCACCGCAAGTTGGATGTCGAGGAGTTTCGCGGCTTCGCGCTGGCGGATGATCTGGCACCCCTCGTGTTCATCAATGCGGCAGACAGCAAGGCCGCGCAGATGTTTACCCTGGCGCATGAACTGGCACACCTGTGGCTGGGTGAGAGCGGGGTTTCGGATCCGGTAGCCGGGCAACCGCCGGCGCAGCGTGTGGAACGTTGGTGCAATGCGGTGGCAGCGGAATTCCTGGTGCCCTTGGCCGCGTTGCGGAGTGAGCATGAGGCCGACGCGCCGATTGGGGATGAAATCCAGCGCCTCGCGCGCATTTTCAAAGTGAGCACGCTGGTGGCGCTGCGTCGACTGTTCGATGCGCGGTTCATCGATGAGGACACCCTCTGGCAAGGCTATCGGGACGAACTGGCGCGCATACGGGCGCTCGACCGAGGCGGTACCGGCGGCGGTGACTTTTACCGCACTCTGGGCGCGCGAACCGGCAGGCGCTTCGCGCGAGCGGTGCTCTCCAGCACGCTCGAAGGACAGACGCTGTTTCAAGACGCCTTCCGCATGCTGGGCGTACGGAAGACGGCCACGTTCTACCAAGCGGCGCGAGAGCTGGGGGTGATGTCGTGA
- a CDS encoding DUF4411 family protein yields MTYLLDANVFIQAKNLHYGLDFCPAFWDWLIDNGACGRVFSIDKVADEIAAGADELNDWMRERGHALFLRTGVSVAAQFGAVSTWVTQQQYEPAAISTFLQVADFYLIAHALADGHVVVTHEVPANSVKRIKIPNVCIGLGMRFMTPYEMLRRERARFVLGRGELLT; encoded by the coding sequence GTGACCTACCTGCTCGATGCCAACGTCTTCATCCAGGCCAAGAACCTGCATTATGGGCTGGACTTCTGCCCTGCCTTCTGGGACTGGCTGATCGACAACGGCGCGTGCGGTCGCGTGTTCAGCATCGATAAAGTGGCGGATGAAATCGCCGCGGGCGCTGACGAGCTGAACGATTGGATGCGCGAACGTGGCCATGCTCTGTTTCTGAGAACTGGAGTCTCGGTCGCAGCACAGTTCGGCGCTGTCAGCACTTGGGTTACACAGCAACAGTACGAACCGGCAGCCATCAGCACCTTCCTGCAGGTTGCCGACTTCTACCTGATCGCCCACGCCCTTGCGGACGGGCACGTCGTGGTGACGCACGAAGTGCCCGCCAACTCCGTCAAGCGCATCAAGATTCCCAACGTCTGCATCGGCTTGGGCATGCGATTCATGACACCCTACGAGATGCTGCGCCGCGAGCGCGCCCGCTTCGTACTGGGCCGAGGGGAACTGCTGACATGA
- a CDS encoding type I restriction endonuclease, whose amino-acid sequence MSGFTESVVELAALAWLENVGWRVRSDAGIAPGEPAAERDDYGQVVLGLRLRDALARLNPALPAEALDDAFRKLTRPEGTDLLVRNRALHRLLVDGVTVECRYADGSIRGAQARVIDFNLPAGNDWLAVNQFSVGEQKHWWRPDVVLCVNGLPLVVLELRNAAAENATIWSTFQQLQTYQAEVTVLFGPNALLAVSDGVAARVGTLGAASERLKHLCTFAGDTLANAYVPVLQEARR is encoded by the coding sequence GTGAGCGGATTCACCGAATCCGTCGTCGAGCTGGCCGCGCTGGCGTGGCTTGAAAACGTCGGCTGGCGAGTTCGCAGTGACGCCGGAATCGCCCCCGGCGAACCCGCTGCCGAGCGAGACGACTACGGGCAGGTCGTCCTTGGGCTGCGCCTGCGCGATGCGCTGGCGCGGCTCAACCCGGCACTGCCGGCCGAGGCGCTGGACGATGCCTTCCGCAAGCTGACGCGGCCCGAGGGGACAGACCTCCTCGTGCGCAACCGCGCGCTGCACCGCCTGCTGGTGGATGGCGTGACGGTCGAATGCCGCTATGCCGACGGCAGCATCCGCGGCGCGCAGGCGCGGGTGATCGACTTCAACCTCCCGGCGGGCAACGACTGGCTGGCGGTGAACCAGTTCAGCGTCGGCGAGCAGAAGCACTGGTGGCGGCCCGACGTGGTGCTGTGCGTGAACGGCCTGCCGCTGGTGGTGCTGGAACTGCGGAATGCCGCCGCCGAGAACGCCACGATCTGGAGCACGTTCCAGCAGCTCCAGACCTACCAGGCCGAGGTCACGGTGCTGTTCGGACCGAATGCGCTGCTCGCAGTCTCCGACGGCGTGGCGGCGCGCGTGGGCACGCTCGGCGCCGCGAGCGAGCGGTTAAAGCACTTGTGCACCTTCGCGGGCGATACGCTGGCCAATGCCTACGTTCCCGTGCTTCAGGAGGCACGAAGGTGA
- a CDS encoding virulence RhuM family protein, whose translation MGEADIPRGEVLVYEAPDGAARVDVRLERDTVWLRQDQMSQLFGRERSVITKHVRNVFREGELDVEAVCAKFAHTAADGKTYQVDHFNLDVIISVGYRVKSAQGTRFRQWATRTLRDHLVQGYTLNRQRFEHNARELEASLALVRKAAAGEALSTDQGRGLVDVIARYTLTFLLLQRYDEGLGVEPKGMVGGLLPPVAEARAAIVRLKRDLLARGAATELFGREREDGLAALALLVAESAPTDKEVMIRLVMNMLAEPVT comes from the coding sequence ATGGGCGAAGCGGATATCCCCCGCGGCGAAGTCCTTGTCTACGAGGCGCCCGACGGTGCCGCCCGGGTGGATGTGCGCCTGGAGCGGGACACGGTCTGGCTCCGGCAGGACCAGATGAGCCAACTGTTCGGGCGTGAGCGTTCGGTCATCACCAAGCACGTCCGCAACGTCTTCCGGGAGGGAGAACTCGACGTGGAAGCAGTATGTGCAAAATTTGCACATACTGCCGCCGACGGGAAGACGTACCAGGTCGACCACTTCAACCTGGACGTGATCATATCCGTCGGCTACCGGGTCAAGTCTGCCCAGGGAACGCGTTTCCGCCAATGGGCCACGCGCACGCTGCGCGACCACCTGGTGCAGGGCTACACCCTCAACCGCCAGCGCTTCGAGCACAACGCCCGCGAACTGGAAGCCTCACTGGCTTTGGTGCGCAAGGCCGCCGCCGGAGAGGCGTTGAGCACCGATCAGGGACGCGGGCTGGTCGATGTCATCGCCCGCTACACACTGACCTTCCTCCTCCTGCAGCGCTACGACGAGGGATTGGGGGTCGAGCCGAAGGGCATGGTCGGCGGCCTGCTGCCGCCAGTCGCCGAAGCGCGTGCCGCCATCGTGCGCCTCAAGCGGGATCTGCTCGCGCGCGGCGCGGCGACCGAACTCTTCGGACGGGAGCGCGAGGACGGGCTGGCTGCGCTGGCGCTGCTGGTGGCCGAATCGGCGCCGACGGACAAGGAGGTGATGATCCGGCTGGTGATGAACATGCTCGCGGAGCCGGTCACGTGA
- a CDS encoding type I restriction endonuclease subunit R, translating into MSGFTESVVEQAALAWLENVGWRVRSGAGIAPGEAAAERDDYGQVVLALRLRDALARLNPALPAEALDDAFRKLARPEGVDLIVRNRALQRLLVDGVTVEYREAGGSIRGAQARVIDFADPAGNDWLAVNQFSVVENKHSRRPDVLLFVNGLPLAVLELKNPAAEDATIWNAFQQLQTYQAEVPTLFAPNALLAVSDGVEARVGTLGAGREWFKPWRTIAGETLADAHLPELQVVIAGLCAPRRFLDLLRDFIVFEDDGGRITKKMAGYHQFHAVQVAVGETLRAAQLQRGAQRLLAGQGRYEAGRKPGGQPGDRRVGVVWHTQGSGKSLTMAFYAGRIIREPAMENPTLVVLTDRNDLDDQLFGTFSRCRDLLRQPPVQAGSRAHLRELLSVAAGGVVFTTIHKFFPEERGDRHPMLCDRRNIVVIADEAHRSQYDFIDGYARHMRDALPHASFIGFTGTPIELTDANTRAVFGDYISIYDIQRAVQDGATVPIYYESRLAKLALDEAERPMIDAGFEEATEGEEVERKEKLKTKWAQLEAVVGAERRLELLAKDIVEHFEKRLEALDGKAMIVCMSRRICVELYREIVRLRPDWDGTDDERGALKVVMTGSASDPANWQPHIRSKPRREALANRFRDPTDPFRIVLVRDMWLTGFDAPSLHTMYLDKPMRGHGLMQAIARVNRVFRDKPGGLVVDYLGLAQELKEALATYTESGGSGRTALDQDEAVAVMLEKYDVCCGLFHGCNWSHWTTGTPQQRLALLPLAQEHILAQENGKERCVGAVRELSQAFALAVPHSEALRIRDDVAFFQTVRAVLAKRAPGDSRPEEDIEHAVRQIISRAVAPEGVIDVFAAAGLAKPDISILSEEFLAEVRGMSQRNLAVELLAKLLQGELAARRRKNVIQARSFAQMLEQTIRRYQNRAIEAAQIIEELIGLAKEMREAHARGSALRLSEDELAFYDALETNDSAVKVLGDETLRTIAQELVKTVRANVTIDWTLRETVRARLRVLVKRILRRYGYPPDKQEKATATVLEQAALLSAEWAAV; encoded by the coding sequence GTGAGCGGATTCACCGAATCCGTCGTCGAGCAGGCCGCGCTGGCGTGGCTTGAAAACGTCGGCTGGCGAGTTCGCAGTGGCGCCGGGATCGCCCCCGGCGAAGCCGCTGCCGAGCGCGACGACTACGGGCAGGTCGTCCTGGCCCTGCGCCTGCGCGATGCGCTCGCGCGGCTCAACCCGGCACTGCCGGCCGAAGCGCTGGACGATGCCTTCCGCAAGCTGGCGCGGCCTGAAGGCGTCGACCTCATCGTGCGCAACCGCGCGCTGCAGCGCCTGCTGGTTGATGGCGTTACGGTCGAGTACCGCGAAGCCGGCGGCAGCATCCGTGGCGCGCAGGCGCGGGTGATCGACTTCGCCGACCCGGCCGGCAACGACTGGCTGGCGGTGAACCAGTTCAGCGTCGTCGAGAACAAGCACTCGCGGCGGCCGGATGTGCTGCTGTTCGTGAATGGCCTGCCGCTGGCGGTGCTCGAACTGAAGAATCCTGCCGCCGAGGACGCCACGATCTGGAACGCCTTTCAGCAGCTCCAGACCTACCAGGCCGAGGTGCCGACGCTGTTCGCGCCGAATGCGCTGCTCGCCGTCTCCGACGGCGTCGAGGCGCGGGTCGGCACCCTCGGCGCCGGTCGCGAGTGGTTCAAGCCCTGGCGCACGATCGCGGGCGAGACCCTGGCCGATGCGCACCTGCCCGAGTTGCAGGTGGTGATCGCAGGCCTGTGCGCGCCGCGTCGTTTCCTCGATCTGCTGCGCGACTTCATCGTCTTCGAGGACGACGGCGGTCGCATCACCAAGAAGATGGCTGGCTACCACCAGTTTCACGCGGTGCAGGTCGCGGTCGGCGAAACGCTGCGCGCGGCGCAGCTGCAGCGGGGAGCGCAGCGGTTGCTGGCGGGACAGGGCCGCTACGAGGCCGGCCGCAAGCCGGGTGGCCAGCCCGGCGACCGCCGCGTGGGCGTGGTGTGGCACACGCAGGGCTCGGGCAAGAGCCTGACGATGGCGTTCTACGCCGGCCGAATCATCCGCGAGCCGGCGATGGAGAACCCGACACTGGTCGTGCTCACCGACCGCAACGACCTCGACGACCAGCTCTTCGGCACCTTCTCGCGCTGCCGCGACCTACTGCGCCAGCCGCCGGTGCAGGCCGGAAGTCGCGCGCACCTACGCGAGCTGCTCAGCGTGGCGGCAGGCGGGGTGGTGTTCACCACCATCCACAAGTTCTTCCCGGAGGAGAGAGGCGACCGCCACCCGATGCTCTGCGACCGGCGCAACATCGTCGTGATCGCCGACGAGGCGCACCGCAGCCAGTATGATTTCATCGACGGCTACGCGCGCCACATGCGCGACGCGCTGCCGCACGCCTCGTTCATCGGCTTCACCGGCACGCCGATCGAGCTGACCGACGCCAACACGCGCGCGGTGTTCGGCGACTACATCAGCATCTACGACATCCAGCGCGCCGTGCAGGACGGCGCCACGGTGCCGATCTATTACGAGAGCCGTCTGGCCAAGCTCGCGCTCGACGAGGCCGAGCGGCCGATGATCGACGCCGGCTTCGAGGAAGCGACCGAAGGCGAGGAGGTCGAGCGCAAGGAAAAGCTCAAGACCAAATGGGCGCAACTCGAGGCCGTGGTTGGCGCCGAGAGGCGGCTGGAACTGTTGGCCAAGGACATCGTCGAGCACTTCGAGAAGCGGCTCGAGGCGCTGGACGGCAAGGCGATGATTGTCTGCATGAGCCGGCGCATCTGCGTCGAGCTGTACCGCGAGATCGTCAGGCTGCGGCCGGATTGGGACGGCACCGACGACGAGCGCGGCGCGCTCAAGGTGGTGATGACCGGGTCGGCCTCCGACCCTGCGAACTGGCAGCCGCACATCCGCAGCAAGCCGCGGCGCGAGGCGCTGGCCAATCGCTTCCGCGACCCGACGGACCCGTTCAGGATTGTCCTCGTGCGCGACATGTGGCTCACCGGCTTCGACGCGCCGAGCCTGCACACCATGTACCTCGACAAGCCGATGCGTGGACACGGTCTGATGCAGGCGATCGCACGCGTGAACCGCGTGTTCAGGGACAAGCCCGGCGGGCTCGTGGTGGACTACCTCGGCCTCGCGCAGGAGCTGAAGGAAGCGCTGGCGACGTACACCGAGAGTGGCGGCAGCGGGCGCACGGCGCTGGACCAGGACGAAGCGGTGGCCGTGATGCTGGAGAAGTACGACGTCTGCTGCGGACTCTTCCACGGCTGCAACTGGTCGCACTGGACGACCGGCACGCCGCAGCAGCGGCTGGCCCTGCTGCCGCTCGCGCAGGAGCACATCCTGGCGCAGGAGAACGGCAAGGAGCGGTGTGTCGGTGCCGTGCGCGAGCTGTCGCAGGCTTTCGCGCTGGCGGTGCCGCACAGCGAGGCGCTGCGCATCCGCGACGACGTGGCGTTCTTCCAGACGGTACGGGCGGTTCTCGCCAAGCGCGCGCCCGGCGATTCACGGCCGGAAGAAGACATCGAGCACGCAGTGCGGCAGATCATCTCGCGCGCGGTGGCGCCGGAGGGCGTGATCGACGTCTTCGCCGCGGCAGGGCTCGCCAAGCCCGACATCTCGATTCTCTCCGAGGAGTTCCTGGCCGAAGTGCGCGGCATGTCGCAGCGCAACTTGGCGGTCGAATTGCTGGCGAAGCTGCTGCAGGGCGAACTGGCCGCGCGGCGGCGCAAGAACGTCATCCAGGCGCGCTCGTTCGCCCAGATGCTGGAGCAAACGATCCGCCGCTACCAGAATCGGGCGATCGAAGCGGCGCAGATCATCGAGGAGTTGATCGGGCTGGCCAAGGAGATGCGCGAGGCGCACGCACGCGGCAGCGCGCTGCGGCTCTCCGAGGACGAACTGGCCTTCTACGACGCGCTGGAAACCAACGACAGCGCGGTGAAGGTGCTCGGCGACGAAACGCTGCGGACGATCGCGCAGGAGCTGGTGAAAACCGTGCGCGCCAATGTGACCATCGACTGGACGCTGCGCGAGACTGTCCGCGCGCGATTGCGCGTGCTGGTGAAGCGGATTCTCAGGCGCTACGGTTATCCGCCGGACAAGCAGGAGAAGGCAACGGCAACCGTGCTGGAGCAGGCCGCTCTGCTCTCCGCGGAATGGGCGGCGGTGTGA
- a CDS encoding GNAT family N-acetyltransferase has product MIDARHYRAEDKLRDGRNVVIRAITPEDKAAMLEAYHGLDPATLYMRFFAPRREPTAKELREWTEVDFVSTTRLVACIAADDGSERIIGGASSFRLAAAEAASAEISFTVEEDFQGQGLAGKLLWHLAHIARAQGISCFIAEMLPANQAMLAVFERSGLPMQRRRVAGVVHVRLEL; this is encoded by the coding sequence ATGATCGACGCCCGCCATTATCGTGCCGAGGACAAGCTGCGTGACGGCAGAAACGTGGTCATCCGTGCGATCACTCCCGAAGACAAGGCAGCCATGCTCGAGGCCTACCATGGTCTCGACCCGGCCACCCTGTACATGCGCTTCTTTGCCCCACGCCGCGAGCCGACGGCGAAGGAACTGCGCGAGTGGACCGAAGTCGATTTCGTATCGACCACCCGCCTGGTGGCATGCATCGCCGCCGATGACGGCAGCGAACGCATCATCGGCGGCGCTTCGAGCTTCAGGCTGGCAGCCGCTGAGGCCGCCAGCGCCGAGATCTCGTTCACCGTCGAGGAAGACTTCCAGGGCCAGGGCCTTGCCGGCAAGCTGCTGTGGCACCTGGCGCACATTGCGCGGGCGCAGGGAATCAGCTGCTTCATCGCCGAAATGCTGCCGGCGAACCAGGCGATGCTGGCGGTTTTTGAGCGCAGCGGTCTGCCGATGCAACGACGCCGCGTCGCTGGTGTCGTCCACGTCAGACTGGAACTGTGA